GTGCCCTTGTCGTCGGTGGCGATGCGCCCACGTGGCGTGCAATAGCGCATGCGGGTGAACAGGTTGATGATCGCGCGGCTGCGGTCGTACCCGCTCAGGCCAGGCGACCAGCCCGGCTGATCGCCGTACATGTTGCGCAGCAGCTTGCGATAGCCACCGCCCTGCAACTGCTGCTCGACTTCGCGCGCATGCTTCTCGGCCATCTGCGTGGTCCACTTGGGCGCCAGCCCGGCATGGATCATCATCCAGCCCAGCTCGCGGTCCACGTGCGCCAGCTTCTGCATGCGCAGCCAGTCGAGCAGCACGTCGCGGTCTTCTGCCAGCACGATGCGCTGTAGGTCCGGGTTGACCTTGCGTTGTTCTTCTTCCGAGCGCGCGCCGATCGCCAGCAGCGACAGGTCGTGATTGCCAAGCACCACTACGCTATGCGCGCGCAACGAGTGCACCAAGCGCAGCGTTTCCAGCGATTGCCCACCGCGGTTGACCAGATCGCCGCAGAACCACAGCGTGTCCTGGGCCGGGTCAAACCGGATCTTTTCCAGCAGCTGCTGGGTGATATCGTAGCACCCCTGCAGATCGCCAATTGCCCAGACGCTCATCGCGCGTGCTCCCTCAATGCAGCATCCATCAGTGCAGCGTCCTCGGCACGCTCAGCACGAAGGCGGCGATTGGCGCGGTGAATTCGGTGCCATCGTCGGCCACCATGTCGTAGTAGCCCTGCATCTGCCCCTGTTCGGTTTCCAGCAGCACACCGGAGGTGTAGTGGAAGGCCTCGCCCGGACGCAACCGCGGCTGCTCGCCGACCACACCTTCGCCGTCCACCTGCTCGGTGCGGCCGTTGGCGTCGGTGATTTTCCAGTGGCGCGCAATCAGTCGCGCTGGCACGGCGCCGGCGTTCTGGATGCGAATGCTGTAAGCGAAGGCGTAGCGGCCTTCTTCCGGAGTCGATTGATGGGCGAGGAAGCGTGGTGACACCTCGACCTCGACCCGGTAGCGCGGATCATCTTGCATGGGGAAAGTTTAGAGGGTGTTCTGTACTTTGAGGTGAGTGCGTGCGGTCTGTCTCGCGCCGCGTCGGGCGTGGTGATTCAAGCCAGCTCGACATTGGCCAGACGAATGAAATCGGCAACCTCCAGCTGCTCGGCGCGAGCATCCGGGCGCACCCCGGCGGCCTCGAAATGCGCTGGCTCGCAGACCGTGGACAAGGCATTGCGCAAGGTCTTGCGGCGCTGCCCGAAGCCGGCGCGCACTACATCGGCAAAGCGCTTGCGGTCCTTGATCAACACGCTGGCCGCATCGCGCGGTACCAGCCGCACCACCGCAGAGTCCACCTTGGGCGGCGGGCGGAACGCGCCCGGCGGCACCACGAACAGCGCGGTCACCTCGCAATAGGCCTGCAGCATCACGCTCAGCCGGCCATAGACCTTGCTGCCCGGGCCGGCCGCCATGCGGTCGACCACTTCCTTTTGCAGCATGAAGTGCATGTCGGCCACTGCGCCGGCATGGTCCAGCGCATGGAACAGGATCGGCGAGGAGATGTTGTAGGGCAGGTTGCCGACCAAGCGGATCGGGGTGCCATCGGCCACTGCGGTGAAGTCCACGGCGAGCACGTCGCGGTGGATGATCTGCAGCTGGCCGATCGGTGCAGCGGCGTCGGTCAGTGGCGCAATCAAGTCGCGGTCGAACTCGATCACGGTCAATGCGCCGTGCTTGCGCAGCAGCGGAAAGGTGATCGCGCCCTGGCCGGGGCCGATTTCGACCAGATGCTGGCCGGGGCGCGGGTCCACTGCCTGGACGATCCGGTCGATGTAATACCGGTCGGCAAGAAAGTGTTGGCCGAGCGACTTCTTGGCCGGTGCGCTGAAAGAGGAATTCATGCGCAGAGTTTAACGGAGCGCGGGCATGCCCGCGGCACGCGCCTGGTGCGTCTACCGAAGAGCTGATTGATTTGGCGCTGTTGGCCTTGGCCTGGCGCTGATTCGCGCAGTTGCGGGTGAGCGCCAAAGCAGCATCCGTGGCGACAGACGTGCCACCCCCAACTACTGGCCGATGTAGATAGGCGCAGCTGGCAATCGGCTCTCTAACAAGCGAGCGTTCGCTGCACACATCGCCAATCCAATACGGGAGGGCGCGGTGTGCCACTTTGGGTGCGGCGTTTGCGACACGCGAAAGTAGAGCGCGGCTGTGCCTGACATTCAGTGCATCACGTTCCGCACAGGTGTCCGCACGGTAAAGGCCGCTGACGGAAATCACCTTGAACATGCCGGCGATGCCTCGCCTGCAAACGCGATGACCCTCGGCCCTAATGCCACGTTGACCTCAGGCCGGAGTGGCACAGCAACAAACGCATGGCTGGTGGTGGCGGTGAAGCGCGGTGCCGACGCGGCGGCATTCGCTCACGTGCTGAACCGGGTCTGCCGCTGCGCGGCACCGATCTTTCGAATCAGCTGCGTGCTGCCAGGCGTGCACACAGCGCCGTCGCGGCAAGCAGGCTGGAGGGATCGGCCACCCCACGCCCGGCCAGTTCCAGCGCGGTGCCGTGATCGACCGCCACGCGCGGGTAGGGCAGGCCGAGGGTGATGTTCACCGCCTGCTCGAATCCGCTGTACTTGAGCACCGGCAGCCCCTGGTCGTGGTACATCGCCACCACCGCATCGAAGTCGGTGAGCTTCTGCGGCAGGAAGGCGGTGTCGGCCGGCAGCGGGCCGATCAGCTGCATGCCTTCGCTACGCAATTGATCGAGCACCGGAATGATGACGTCCAGTTCTTCGCGGCCGAGCAGCCCGTCTTCGCCAGCATGCGGGTTGAGACCGAGCACGGCGATGCGCGGATGTTCCAGGCCGAAGTCCCGTTGCATGGCAGTGGCGGTGATGCGCAGGCAGCGCGCCAGCGCCTCGGCGGTGATCGCCTCCGGCACCGCGCGCAGTGGCAAGTGAGTGGTCACCAGCGCCACCCGCACGATGCTGTTGGCCAGCATCATCACCACCGGGCAGCCGGCCTGTGCGGCAAGCAACTCGGTGGTGCCGGTGTAGGCAATGCCGCCGGCGTTGATCACGGCCTTGTGTACCGGGCCGGTGACGATGCCCTGCAGCTTGCCAGACAGGCAGTCGCCTGCTGCTCCCAGCAAGCCGGCAATCACTGCGGCCGCATTGGCGGGATCGGGCGTGCCGAAGCGGGTGGGGGCGGCCTGACGGACCGGATGCAGCGGCAGATCGCCGGGCAGGCGTGCGTGCTGGTCGGGATCGAGCAGGCGGACAGACAAACACAGCGCCTTGGCGGCGCTGTGCAGGGTGTCAGGATCGGCGTACGCGATCAGATGGGCATCCGAGCGCGGCTGCTGGGCGAGCCGGATACACAGTTCCGGCCCGATCCCGGCCGGCTCGCCTGGCACCAGCGCGAGCGAGGGGACCATCGGCTTAGCGCGTCGGCTGGGCCGGCGGCGGCGTCGGTGCAGCAGGTGCAGCCGCCGGTTCAGGCGCTGCGGTGGCATCGGCGTCGGCACGGTCGCCGGTGCGGAAGCTCACAAACGCCTCGCCACGCAGTTCCTGCAGATAGCGGTTGTACTCTTCTTCCAGCTTGCGACGACCGATCGTCTCGCGGATCTGGGCGCGCTGGTTTTCCGCACTGACATCGGTCTGGCGCGTACCAACACGCTGCACGATGTGCCAGCCGGCCTGGGTGCGGAACGGCTCGGACACCGCGCCATCGGTCAGGCCTTCAACCTGCTTG
The nucleotide sequence above comes from Xanthomonas campestris pv. campestris str. ATCC 33913. Encoded proteins:
- the pdxA gene encoding 4-hydroxythreonine-4-phosphate dehydrogenase PdxA, which translates into the protein MVPSLALVPGEPAGIGPELCIRLAQQPRSDAHLIAYADPDTLHSAAKALCLSVRLLDPDQHARLPGDLPLHPVRQAAPTRFGTPDPANAAAVIAGLLGAAGDCLSGKLQGIVTGPVHKAVINAGGIAYTGTTELLAAQAGCPVVMMLANSIVRVALVTTHLPLRAVPEAITAEALARCLRITATAMQRDFGLEHPRIAVLGLNPHAGEDGLLGREELDVIIPVLDQLRSEGMQLIGPLPADTAFLPQKLTDFDAVVAMYHDQGLPVLKYSGFEQAVNITLGLPYPRVAVDHGTALELAGRGVADPSSLLAATALCARLAARS
- the apaG gene encoding Co2+/Mg2+ efflux protein ApaG yields the protein MQDDPRYRVEVEVSPRFLAHQSTPEEGRYAFAYSIRIQNAGAVPARLIARHWKITDANGRTEQVDGEGVVGEQPRLRPGEAFHYTSGVLLETEQGQMQGYYDMVADDGTEFTAPIAAFVLSVPRTLH
- a CDS encoding symmetrical bis(5'-nucleosyl)-tetraphosphatase, whose translation is MSVWAIGDLQGCYDITQQLLEKIRFDPAQDTLWFCGDLVNRGGQSLETLRLVHSLRAHSVVVLGNHDLSLLAIGARSEEEQRKVNPDLQRIVLAEDRDVLLDWLRMQKLAHVDRELGWMMIHAGLAPKWTTQMAEKHAREVEQQLQGGGYRKLLRNMYGDQPGWSPGLSGYDRSRAIINLFTRMRYCTPRGRIATDDKGTPGTQAQGLYPWFEVPGRVERDLKIVCGHWSALGLTITQGVHAIDTGAVWGGKLTALQLDTDELRVVQVPGREVTAPATAPRAPRRPRERQGRQRARGGRGGGNGNGNGGNAAAPAAAPGDAPQE
- the rsmA gene encoding 16S rRNA (adenine(1518)-N(6)/adenine(1519)-N(6))-dimethyltransferase RsmA — its product is MNSSFSAPAKKSLGQHFLADRYYIDRIVQAVDPRPGQHLVEIGPGQGAITFPLLRKHGALTVIEFDRDLIAPLTDAAAPIGQLQIIHRDVLAVDFTAVADGTPIRLVGNLPYNISSPILFHALDHAGAVADMHFMLQKEVVDRMAAGPGSKVYGRLSVMLQAYCEVTALFVVPPGAFRPPPKVDSAVVRLVPRDAASVLIKDRKRFADVVRAGFGQRRKTLRNALSTVCEPAHFEAAGVRPDARAEQLEVADFIRLANVELA